GCTCGCTCTCGACATGGCTTTCACCTCTGGTCAGGTGGTCACAACCGTGTTCTACGGCCAGTCCAACGGCACCTATGAGCACTACTTCCGCACCTTCCTGCGCCCAGAGGATGTGGGTTGGTCGGTCGTGGAGGTGGTGATCATCGCGGTGGTGGTGATGATCACCCATTGCTACTACGGGTACACCGCCAGCGGTGGCCCGGTTGGGGTCGGCCAGGCGGTTGGTCGATCGATGCGTTTCTCGCTGGTCTCGGTGGTGGTCGTTGTCCTGCTGGCCGAGTTGGCGCTCTACGGCGTCGACCCGAACTTCAATCTCACGGTGTAGCCGCGGTGCCAACGCTGGTGACGAGGAAGAACCGACGTGCGTGGCTGTATGTGGAGGGTGTTGTCCTGCTGTTGGTGGGCGCGTTGGTGCTCGTATTGGTGTACAAGCAGTTTCGTGGGGAATTCACGCCGAAGACCGAGCTGACTATGGTCGCCTTCCGGGCTGGGCTGGTTATGGAAGCTGGATCCAAAGTCACCTACAACGGGGTGGAGATCGGCCGGGTGGGCAGCATTTCGGAGATTGAGCGTGACGGCCGGCCGGCGGCGAAGCTGGTTTTGGACGTGAATCCTCGCTACATCAGCCTGATTCCGGTCAATGTGGTGGCCGATATCGAGGCGGCCACCCTGTTCGGCAACAAGTATGTTGCGCTGTCCGCGCCGAAAATTCCTCAACAGCAGCGGATTTCCTCACATGACGTGATTGATGTGGGGTCGGTGACCACCGAATTCAACACGTTGTTCGAGACGATCACCTCGATCGCCGAGAAGGTGGATCCGATCGAGCTGAACGCGACGCTGTCCGCGGTAGCACAGGCGCTGGATGGGCTGGGCGGCAAGTTCGGTGAGTCGATCGTTAATGGCAATCAGATTCTGGCGCAATTAAATCCGCGGCTGCCGCAGCTCGGCTATGATGTTCGGCGGTTGGCGGATCTCGGTGAGGTCTATGTCGATGCTTCGCCGGATCTGTGGTCCTTTCTGCAGAACGCACTGACCACTGCGCGCACATTGACCAGCCAACAGCGCGATCTGGATGCCGCGTTGTTGGCGGCTACGGGTGCGGGCAACACCGGTGAAGACGTTTTTGCTCGAGGCGGGCCGTATCTTGCGCGCGCAGCCGCCGATCTGGTGCCCACCGCTACGCTGCTGGACACCTACAGTCCCGAACTGTTCTGCATGATCCGCAACTTTCACGACGCTGCGCCCAAAGTCGCGGACGCGGTGGGCGGCAACGGCTATTCGCTAGCGGCCGCCGGAACGATTTTGGGAGCACCCAATCCCTATGTCTATCCGGACAATCTGCCGCGGGTGAATGCCCACGGTGGACCCGGGGGCCGACCGGGCTGCTGGCAGACGATCACCCGGGAGCTGTGGCCGGCACCCTATCTGGTGATGGACACCGGTGCCAGCCTCGCACCGTACAACCACGTCGAGCTCGGCCAACCGATGTTCACTGAATACGTATGGGGACGCCAATACGGAGAGAACACGATCAACCCATGAAAACCACAGGCACAACTATCAAACTCGGCATCGTCTGGTTGGTGCTGTCGGTGTTCACCGTGATGATCATCGTGGTGTTCGGGCAGGTGCGGTTCCATCACACCACCGGGTACTCCGCGGTGTTCACCCATGTCAGCGGGCTGCGGGCCGGGCAATTTGTCCGCGCTGCGGGCGTAGAGGTCGGCAAGGTCGCCAAGGTAACGCTGATCGACGGGGACAAGCAAGTATTGGTGGACTTCACCGTGGATCGCTCGCTGTCACTGGATCAGGCGACGACCGCCTCGATCCGCTACCTCAACCTGATCGGCGACCGGTACCTTGAGCTCGGCCGCGGTCACAGCGGTCAGCGGCTGGCGCCGGGTGCCACGATCCCGCTCGAGCACACCCATCCGGCCTTGGATCTCGACGCTC
Above is a window of Mycobacterium tuberculosis H37Rv DNA encoding:
- the mce2A gene encoding Mce family protein Mce2A, coding for MPTLVTRKNRRAWLYVEGVVLLLVGALVLVLVYKQFRGEFTPKTELTMVAFRAGLVMEAGSKVTYNGVEIGRVGSISEIERDGRPAAKLVLDVNPRYISLIPVNVVADIEAATLFGNKYVALSAPKIPQQQRISSHDVIDVGSVTTEFNTLFETITSIAEKVDPIELNATLSAVAQALDGLGGKFGESIVNGNQILAQLNPRLPQLGYDVRRLADLGEVYVDASPDLWSFLQNALTTARTLTSQQRDLDAALLAATGAGNTGEDVFARGGPYLARAAADLVPTATLLDTYSPELFCMIRNFHDAAPKVADAVGGNGYSLAAAGTILGAPNPYVYPDNLPRVNAHGGPGGRPGCWQTITRELWPAPYLVMDTGASLAPYNHVELGQPMFTEYVWGRQYGENTINP